From Trichomycterus rosablanca isolate fTriRos1 chromosome 18, fTriRos1.hap1, whole genome shotgun sequence, the proteins below share one genomic window:
- the LOC134332831 gene encoding protocadherin beta-16-like — protein sequence MLSLSSKDVKFGTFKSVLTAVLCSLLFNLRTVSGDLSYTVQEEMKHQHVIGNVANDLGLNVLTLSTRKARIDTEDNSKRYVDINLTGDLIIADTIDREKLCGSRQNCILNYELVLENPLELHRISLQIEDINDNAPKFLKERITFEISESVNKGQRYRLDEAHDSDIGQNGVKGYSLERNDHFVLSVQDNNNGRKYAELVLENELDREQQKDIYLILTAFDGGIPQRSGTAGIHIIVLDANDNIPVFSQPVYKITLLENAPLGTEVVTVSASDADEGANGALTYEFSRISDGAAHLFTIDKQTGQIKVSGHLDYEEERYYEIEAQAIDGPGLASTASIIIDIIDINDNEPRIILKALTDLIPENAMVGTEVAIINVQDKDTGDNRQIRCSVQENIPFKLNPSIKNYFSLVTTSLLDREKDADYNITIIATDGGSPPLSSTMIIHLSISDINDNQPVFEQESYITYIVENNKPGISICSVTARDPDWRQNGTVLYSLVPSMVNSVPVSSFLSINTATGVIHAMKSFDYERFRNFKVQVVARDNGSPPLSSNVTVSVYITDENDNSPQILYPSSDGKSFLTEMVPKASSSGSLVSKVIAVDADSGQNAWLSYQILKATDAGLFTIGLHNGEIRALRDITESDSMKQNLIVSVKDNGHPSLSATCSVYLLISDNPAEGPEFKDRTYEESNSKITFYLIIALVSVSTFFLTFIVLIVAIKFCNRRKPRLLFDGAVAIPSAYLPPNYAEVEGAGTLRSSYNYDGYLTTGSRTSDFKFVTSYNDNTFSGTLKKDPEDSNIINLLDSCNSLEVRQKI from the coding sequence ATGTTGTCACTAAGCTCAAAGGATGTAAAATTTGGAACATTTAAAAGTGTATTAACAGCGGTTTTATGTAGTCTACTGTTCAATCTGCGCACCGTCAGTGGAGATTTGAGCTACACGGTTCAAGAAGAAATGAAACATCAGCATGTAATTGGAAATGTAGCAAATGATTTAGGACTCAATGTTTTAACATTATCAACGCGAAAGGCCCGGATAGATACAGAGGACAACAGCAAGCGGTATGTGGATATTAATTTAACTGGAGATCTGATCATTGCGGACACAATAGACCGAGAAAAGCTTTGCGGTTCAAGGCAAAACTGTATCCTGAATTATGAGCTTGTGTTGGAAAATCCACTCGAACTGCATCGCATTTCCCTACAAATTGAAGACATTAATGATAATGCGCCAAAATTTCTTAAAGAGCGCATTACTTTTGAAATCAGTGAATCCGTTAATAAAGGGCAGCGATATCGTTTGGATGAAGCTCATGATTCAGACATCGGCCAAAACGGAGTTAAAGGATATTCGCTGGAGAGGAACGAtcattttgttttgtctgtgcaAGATAATAACAATGGGCGAAAATATGCAGAGCTTGTGCTTGAAAATGAACTGGATCGTGAACAGCAAAAAGATATTTATTTAATCCTTACTGCATTTGATGGTGGGATTCCTCAAAGATCTGGTACAGCTGGAATACACATTATCGTGTTGGATGCTAACGATAATATTCCAGTGTTTAGTCAACCTGTATATAAAATCACTTTGCTTGAAAATGCACCTTTAGGTACAGAAGTCGTCACTGTAAGCGCATCAGATGCTGACGAAGGAGCAAATGGAGCCTTAACATATGAATTTAGTCGCATTTCCGATGGTGcagcacatttatttacaattgATAAGCAAACTGGGCAAATTAAAGTGAGCGGACATTTAGACTATGAAGAGGAGAGATACTATGAAATTGAAGCACAGGCCATAGATGGCCCTGGACTAGCATCAACTGCAAGTATTATAATAGATATAATTGACATCAATGACAATGAACCTCGAATTATTCTCAAGGCATTAACTGACCTCATACCCGAGAATGCAATGGTAGGCACTGAAGTGGCCATTATTAATGTTCAAGATAAAGATACTGGTGATAATCGCCAAATCCGGTGCTCCGTTCAGGAAAACATTCCTTTCAAATTGAACCCATCTATTAAGAACTATTTTTCTTTAGTTACAACAAGTTTGCTGGATAGAGAAAAAGATGCGGATTACAACATTACAATTATTGCTACCGATGGAGGCTCTCCACCATTATCTTCCACCATGATTATTCATTTATCAATTTCAGACATTAATGACAACCAACCAGTATTTGAACAGGAAtcatacattacatacatagTTGAAAACAACAAACCAGGTATCTCTATTTGTTCTGTGACTGCGAGAGACCCAGACTGGAGACAGAATGGTACAGTACTGTATTCTTTGGTACCCAGTATGGTCAACAGTGTTCCAGTATCTTCGTTTTTGTCTATTAATACAGCTACAGGAGTAATACATGCTATGAAGTCATTTGACTACGAGAGGTTTAGGAACTTCAAAGTTCAGGTTGTTGCCAGAGACAATGGTTCTCctccactcagcagcaacgtaactgtgagtgtgtatataacaGATGAGAATGACAACTCTCCTCAAATATTATACCCCTCTTCTGATGGAAAGTCTTTTTTGACTGAGATGGTTCCTAAAGCATCTTCATCAGGTTCTTTGGTCTCAAAAGTTATTGCTGTGGATGCAGACTCTGGACAGAATGCTTGGTTGTCATATCAGATTTTGAAAGCTACTGATGCTGGACTTTTTACTATTGGACTTCATAATGGAGAAATCAGAGCGCTACGGGACATTACTGAATCTGATAGCATGAAACAGAACCTTATTGTCTCAGTGAAAGATAATGGCCATCCTTCTCTGTCTGCAACCTGTTCTGTGTATTTGCTTATCTCTGATAACCCTGCTGAAGGTCCAGAATTTAAAGACAGAACTTATGAAGAGAGCAACtccaaaattacattttatctgATTATTGCACTAGTTTCTGTTTCCACCTTTTTTCTGACTTTTATTGTTTTGATTGTGGCCATAAAGTTTTGCAATAGGAGAAAACCCAGACTGTTGTTTGATGGAGCAGTTGCTATTCCCAGTGCTTATCTCCCTCCCAACTATGCAGAGGTGGAGGGAGCTGGAACTCTTCGCAGTTCTTACAATTATGATGGCTATCTAACAACAGGATCACGCACCAGTGACTTCAAGTTTGTCACATCTTACAATGACAACACATTTAGTGGAACTTTGAAAAAGGATCCTGAAGATTCAAATATAATCAACCTGTTAGATTCCTGCAATAGCCTAGAGGTAAGACAAAAGATTTGA
- the LOC134332832 gene encoding protocadherin beta-16-like — MSLKSSYVKFGQFLHLLRVVFFVLLISPPIVSEDLSYTVQEEMKQRYVIGNVAKDLGLDVLKLTGRKARIDDSSKGFVDVHFNTGDLIIAEIIDREKLCGSRQNCILNYELVLENPLELHRISLQIDDINDNAPTFLNKRIAFEIQESAIKGQHFVLDEAHDSDVGVNGVIGYSLQINNHFSLSVHDNKNGRKYAELVLERELDREQQKDIDLILTAFDGGIPQRSGTAVIHISVLDANDNVPVFGQPVYRVVLVENAPLGTEVVTVNAYDADEGANGAVTYEFSHISHSAALLFTIEKLTGQISVNGDIDYEDEKYYEIGIRAKDGSGLASTATIIINVSDVNDNAPNINIKALNNPLPENVIAGTEVAIINVQDKDSGDNRQVQCSIQENVPFKLNKSIKNYFTLLTTGILDREKETNYNITIVATDRGTPPLSSFMTINLTVSDVNDNSPSFVQQFFTAYVTENNKPGSLIGSVTATDPDWRQNGTVMYSLVPSEVNSIPVASFVSVNADTGVIHAVRSFDYEKIRNFKFQVLARDNGSPPLSSNTTVSVFITDENDNSPQILYPAPEEKSLMTEMVPKAALSSSLVSKVIAVDADSGQNAWLSYQIVKSTDPGLFSIGLHSGEIRALRDISEPDSVKQNLVISVKDNGQPPLSATCAVYLLISDNLADVPELKDMTYEESNSNLTFYLIVALVSVSTFFLTFIILIVAVRFCHGRKPRLLFDGAVAIPSAYLSPNYAEVEGAGTLRSSYNYDGYLTTGSRTSDFKFITSYNDNTLTASLKKSPDKPHMVSLLDSFNTLEVR, encoded by the coding sequence atgtcacTAAAGTCGTCGTATGTAAAATTTGgacagtttttacatttactacgTGTGGTTTTCTTTGTTCTCCTCATTAGTCCGCCCATTGTAAGTGAAGATTTGAGCTACACGGTTCAAGAAGAAATGAAACAGCGGTATGTGATTGGAAACGTTGCAAAGGATCTCGGACTCGATGTTTTAAAACTTACAGGCCGAAAGGCTCGGATAGATGACAGCAGCAAGGGGTTTGTGGATGTACATTTCAATACTGGGGATTTGATTATTGCAGAGATAATAGACAGGGAAAAACTGTGTGGCTCGAGGCAAAACTGCATCCTGAATTATGAGCTCGTGTTAGAAAATCCACTCGAGTTGCATCGCATTTCTCTACAAATTGACGATATTAATGATAATGCTCCAACATTTCTTAACAAGCGTATTGCATTTGAGATCCAAGAATCTGCAATAAAAGGACAGCATTTCGTTTTGGACGAAGCTCATGATTCTGATGTCGGAGTAAACGGTGTTATAGGCTATTCACTCCAGATTAACAATCATTTTTCTTTGTCTGTACACGACAATAAAAACGGGCGGAAATATGCTGAGTTGGTGCTTGAGAGAGAGCTGGATCGTGAACAACAAAAGGACATTGACTTGATTCTTACTGCATTTGACGGCGGAATTCCTCAGAGATCGGGGACTGCTGTCATTCACATATCTGTGCTTGATGCTAACGATAATGTTCCAGTGTTTGGTCAGCCAGTATATAGAGTCGTTTTGGTTGAAAATGCACCTTTAGGTACAGAAGTCGTTACTGTGAACGCGTACGATGCTGATGAAGGAGCGAATGGAGCTGTTACATATGAATTTAGCCACATTTCTCATAGTGCAGCGTTATTATTTACAATTGAGAAGCTTACTGGGCAAATTAGTGTAAATGGAGATATTGATTATGAGGATGAAAAATATTATGAAATTGGTATTCGGGCCAAAGATGGATCTGGTTTAGCATCAACTGCaactattattataaatgtcagTGATGTAAATGACAATGCACCTAATATTAACATTAAGGCTTTAAACAACCCGTTACCTGAGAATGTTATTGCTGGCACCGAAGTAGCCATTATTAATGTTCAGGATAAAGACTCTGGGGATAATCGCCAGGTTCAATGCTCTATTCAAGAAAATGTCccctttaaattaaataaatcgaTAAAGAATTATTTTACCCTGCTAACCACGGGCATCCttgacagagagaaagagacaaaTTATAACATAACGATCGTTGCTACTGATAGAGGCACTCCACCACTGTCCTCATTCATGACAATTAATTTAACTGTGTCAGACGTGAACGACAACTCACCCAGTTTTGTTCAGCAGTTCTTTACCGCATATGTAACAGAAAACAACAAACCAGGTAGCTTAATTGGTTCGGTTACTGCAACAGACCCAGACTGGAGGCAGAACGGAACAGTAATGTATTCTCTGGTACCCAGTGAGGTCAACAGTATACCAGTAGCCTCATTTGTATCAGTTAATGCAGATACCGGGGTAATCCATGCTGTGAGATCATTTGATTATGAGAAGATCCGAAACTTCAAATTCCAGGTGTTAGCCAGAGACAATGGTTCTCCTCCACTTAGCAGTAATACTACTGTAAGTGTTTTTATAACAGACGAAAATGATAACTCTCCTCAAATATTATACCCAGCTCCGGAGGAAAAGTCTTTAATGACTGAGATGGTTCCTAAAGCTGCGCTTTCGAGCTCTTTGGTCTCAAAAGTGATTGCTGTAGATGCAGACTCTGGACAGAATGCGTGGCTCTCTtatcagattgttaaatctacCGATCCGGGACTTTTCAGTATTGGCCTTCACAGTGGAGAAATCAGAGCACTACGGGACATAAGTGAACCAGACAGCGTGAAACAAAACCTAGTTATCTCAGTGAAAGATAACGGACAGCCTCCTCTTTCTGCAACATGTGCTGTATATTTGCTTATTTCTGATAACCTTGCTGATGTTCCAGAACTTAAAGATATGACCTATGAGGAAAGCAACTCCAATCTGACATTTTATTTGATCGTTGCGCTTGTTTCTGTGTCAACTTTTTTTCTGACTTTTATTATTCTCATTGTGGCTGTGAGGTTTTGCCACGGGAGGAAACCAAGACTGTTGTTTGATGGAGCGGTCGCCATTCCCAGCGCGTATCTTTCTCCTAACTATGCAGAGGTGGAGGGAGCTGGAACTCTTCGAAGTTCTTACAATTATGATGGATATCTAACAACAGGATCACGTACCAGTGACTTTAAGTTCATTACGTCTTACAATGACAACACGCTTACTGCTTCTTTAAAGAAGAGTCCAGATAAACCCCACATGGTTAGTCTGTTAGATTCGTTCAATACCCTAGAGGTAAGATGA